The following proteins are encoded in a genomic region of Fervidobacterium pennivorans DSM 9078:
- a CDS encoding SIS domain-containing protein, which produces MASFKTYYEIMKVGELFKTVDKMTPPKFEKVKRYIFIGCGSSYNAGLIISEIMRKNGYSADAITAGEVLVKEMFDEIIKNYDLAILISRTGYTTETVKVAELLKGRIQTLGVTCDRKTPLANVCDLAYELDFAHEDSVIMTGSFSAIVRLFLNGIKRIDIDVEEVLKKFDEMTSNDIVHKKSHFIFLGYRERYHMAKESALKVQELSLDHSEFHETLEYRHGPIALLSPNSHVVIFSEFKNPSPLEENLAKEIMDRGASAQIIVPFTNDPALEVQVLNLYGQLLGYKRAIHKGLNPDKPHGLTKFVSLKDV; this is translated from the coding sequence ATGGCAAGTTTCAAAACGTACTATGAGATAATGAAAGTTGGAGAATTGTTCAAAACCGTTGATAAAATGACACCACCCAAGTTTGAGAAGGTTAAAAGATACATTTTCATAGGCTGTGGTAGTTCGTATAATGCGGGATTGATAATTTCAGAAATTATGCGGAAAAATGGTTATAGCGCCGATGCTATAACGGCTGGTGAAGTATTAGTTAAAGAGATGTTCGACGAAATCATAAAAAACTACGACCTTGCAATCCTGATCTCACGAACAGGTTATACAACTGAGACTGTCAAAGTTGCTGAACTGCTAAAGGGGCGTATCCAAACGCTCGGTGTTACTTGCGACAGAAAAACTCCATTGGCTAACGTTTGCGACTTAGCGTATGAACTCGATTTTGCTCACGAGGATTCTGTAATCATGACCGGAAGTTTCTCAGCTATAGTGAGATTATTCCTGAATGGTATCAAACGAATTGACATTGATGTGGAAGAAGTTCTAAAGAAATTCGACGAAATGACCTCAAATGACATTGTGCACAAAAAGAGTCATTTCATTTTCTTAGGTTATCGCGAACGCTACCATATGGCTAAAGAAAGTGCACTCAAGGTACAAGAGTTATCGCTTGACCACAGTGAATTCCATGAGACCCTCGAATACCGCCATGGTCCCATAGCATTGCTTTCTCCTAATTCGCATGTGGTAATCTTTTCTGAATTCAAAAATCCAAGTCCCCTTGAAGAGAATTTAGCAAAAGAAATCATGGATCGTGGAGCAAGTGCACAGATCATTGTTCCCTTCACCAATGATCCTGCCCTTGAGGTGCAAGTACTCAATCTCTATGGTCAACTTCTTGGCTATAAGCGAGCGATACACAAGGGTTTAAATCCTGACAAACCTCATGGACTTACGAAATTTGTTTCACTCAAAGATGTTTAA
- the nagA gene encoding N-acetylglucosamine-6-phosphate deacetylase, with translation MLVENVLIVDPVDGEYVGTVEFEDVILEIRKSDKSSFEHILMPAFVDPHIHGIKGIDTMTASQEDFERFKEYEALEGVWYFQPTTVTCPLDELRKIKIPSELKLHIEGPFIAPKRKGAHSESYIQSPPRDVHELEQYLSLSSIGTITVAPEYDSFLDFAKSCELNNIRISIGHTDATFAQAKRAFENGFRRITHFPNALSPLHHRELGVTGAGLLLDFTLEIIADGIHCAPEFVNLVYKVKEAEKIILVTDSISATGLEDGNYMLGDLRVKVENGIAKLSDGTLAGSTLKFSQAVKNFAKFTGCSLKELAMVSSYNACKDLNLNGGRIKEGYPAKLVLLDNELNIKKVWNF, from the coding sequence ATGCTGGTTGAAAACGTGCTTATAGTCGACCCAGTCGATGGAGAATATGTAGGAACCGTTGAGTTTGAAGATGTAATATTAGAAATCAGAAAAAGCGATAAATCCAGCTTTGAACATATCCTGATGCCTGCGTTTGTCGACCCACATATCCATGGGATTAAAGGTATAGACACAATGACGGCATCGCAAGAAGATTTTGAAAGATTCAAAGAATACGAGGCTTTAGAGGGTGTTTGGTATTTTCAACCAACGACTGTAACATGTCCCCTTGATGAACTCAGAAAGATAAAAATACCATCGGAGCTTAAACTACACATTGAAGGTCCGTTTATAGCCCCCAAAAGGAAAGGTGCACATAGCGAGTCGTATATTCAGTCTCCTCCAAGGGACGTTCATGAGCTCGAGCAATATCTTTCCTTATCTTCGATTGGTACGATAACCGTTGCCCCAGAATATGATTCTTTCCTGGATTTTGCCAAGAGTTGCGAGCTAAACAACATTAGAATATCCATTGGACACACAGATGCAACTTTTGCTCAAGCGAAAAGAGCATTCGAAAACGGGTTTAGACGTATCACGCACTTTCCAAATGCTTTGAGTCCTCTTCATCACAGAGAACTTGGGGTAACTGGTGCAGGATTACTTTTGGACTTTACTCTGGAAATAATTGCAGATGGGATTCACTGTGCACCAGAGTTTGTAAATTTGGTCTACAAAGTCAAAGAAGCTGAAAAAATAATACTTGTTACCGATAGCATAAGCGCTACAGGACTGGAAGATGGTAACTACATGCTTGGAGATTTGCGCGTTAAGGTTGAAAATGGAATAGCAAAACTAAGCGATGGCACATTGGCTGGTAGCACTTTGAAATTTTCTCAAGCGGTGAAGAATTTTGCTAAATTCACAGGATGTTCTTTAAAAGAACTTGCAATGGTAAGCTCTTATAATGCTTGTAAAGACTTAAATCTGAATGGCGGCAGAATAAAAGAAGGATATCCTGCAAAGTTAGTTCTACTCGATAACGAACTGAACATTAAAAAGGTCTGGAATTTCTAA
- a CDS encoding DUF6485 family protein, which produces MPAGCPSLEKNLKNCTCTYLSCDKRGKCCECVAYHRSLGEIPGCFFTKEGERTWDRSIENFIRDRGRK; this is translated from the coding sequence ATGCCAGCAGGATGTCCATCTCTTGAAAAGAACCTGAAAAATTGCACATGCACTTATCTTTCTTGTGACAAGCGTGGAAAGTGCTGCGAATGCGTTGCTTACCACAGAAGCCTTGGTGAAATTCCAGGTTGTTTCTTTACAAAAGAGGGTGAACGCACTTGGGACAGGTCTATTGAGAATTTCATAAGAGATAGAGGTAGAAAGTAA
- a CDS encoding AAA family ATPase, with the protein MGEKLLHQRILENVQKVIKGKNEETKVILAAMYAGGHVLLEDVPGVGKTILARSLAISLGLNFKRVQFTPDLLPTDLTGLSVYDRKTETFVFREGPIFTDILLADEINRATPRTQSALLEAMAERQVTVDGVTHKLSDDFFVIATQNPIEYEGTFPLPEAQLDRFTIRISLGYPDKQSEIEVLESQRVRHPIEDLKPVGSPEEFSQEKQKVREVKVSQEVKEYIVNIVDATRHHESLKYGSSPRGSLALMHVSMAWAYINGRDFVLPDDVKKVAPYVLIHRIIQSTESKILRESKEDILNNILEKVPVVAEE; encoded by the coding sequence ATGGGGGAGAAATTACTACATCAAAGAATTCTCGAAAACGTTCAAAAAGTTATTAAAGGCAAAAACGAAGAGACCAAAGTTATTCTCGCTGCGATGTACGCGGGTGGTCATGTTTTATTAGAAGATGTACCCGGTGTTGGGAAAACTATACTCGCCAGATCTCTGGCTATTTCATTAGGGCTTAATTTCAAGCGCGTCCAATTTACACCTGACCTGCTTCCAACCGACTTAACAGGTTTATCTGTATACGATAGAAAGACCGAAACGTTTGTTTTCAGGGAAGGCCCCATCTTTACAGACATCCTCTTAGCCGACGAAATCAACCGCGCAACTCCAAGAACACAATCAGCACTTCTAGAAGCTATGGCCGAAAGGCAGGTTACCGTAGATGGGGTAACACATAAATTGTCTGATGATTTCTTTGTTATAGCAACGCAAAATCCTATAGAATACGAAGGAACTTTCCCGCTTCCTGAAGCACAACTTGATAGATTCACGATAAGGATTAGCCTTGGCTATCCCGACAAACAAAGCGAAATAGAAGTATTAGAATCGCAAAGGGTCAGACATCCCATTGAGGACCTTAAACCCGTTGGAAGCCCAGAAGAGTTTTCTCAAGAGAAACAAAAAGTGCGAGAAGTTAAGGTAAGTCAGGAAGTAAAAGAATACATTGTCAACATCGTTGATGCAACAAGGCACCATGAATCATTGAAATACGGTTCAAGCCCAAGAGGCAGCTTGGCGTTGATGCACGTCAGTATGGCTTGGGCATACATAAATGGGAGAGACTTTGTGTTACCTGATGACGTGAAGAAAGTTGCTCCATACGTGTTGATTCATAGAATCATCCAAAGCACAGAATCGAAGATTTTAAGAGAGTCAAAGGAAGATATTCTGAACAATATACTCGAGAAAGTACCAGTAGTTGCAGAAGAATAA
- a CDS encoding DUF58 domain-containing protein, with the protein MEHVRQKRKTWARVSPVFYVIIIISVVLSAFVYNKYVWLLDIFSGWLILEYLTLKAYSRLIKTNVSGKTRVFINERFDIVINISSEAKRPLVIEVVPPAVVKKASVRLVLNPQDSVSLSFDTFFGTRGTKDMGYYTIKIESFTRLFQVLITEDIPFKVKVFPKLEYAEAEVERILEMLPVVKSKYKLVEDISYIRNVREYEREPLSRIHWKQSAKMGELMVKEYEYAGTTRNYILLDLNLPAGIYSKTAWEYIHRKYQEEAIRATAGLLKYFTGKHEKTNLLISHSKGTYNLSFTDYVLYFDYLAEVEGTLEGNQNTTELLEHVIDVVQPTDTVILIGMFLTKDEVESLLRLRKRCGRIVVLIMPYGFREATSKKFKSYFDVPLEVRELYNYARVLEEENIMVEVWHENTSFMEGLLKLTDGAQV; encoded by the coding sequence ATGGAACACGTGCGTCAAAAAAGAAAAACATGGGCAAGAGTAAGCCCGGTGTTCTATGTGATAATAATTATCTCAGTTGTTTTAAGTGCTTTCGTTTACAACAAATATGTATGGCTACTTGATATCTTCTCAGGATGGTTGATTCTGGAATATCTTACACTAAAAGCCTACTCGAGATTAATTAAGACTAATGTAAGTGGGAAAACAAGAGTATTTATCAATGAAAGGTTTGACATAGTTATCAACATTTCCTCTGAGGCGAAAAGACCATTGGTTATAGAAGTTGTGCCACCAGCGGTTGTTAAAAAAGCTTCGGTGCGTTTGGTTTTGAACCCACAAGATAGTGTTTCACTTTCATTTGATACGTTTTTTGGAACACGCGGAACAAAGGACATGGGATACTACACGATAAAGATAGAGAGTTTCACAAGACTCTTCCAAGTGTTAATTACGGAGGACATACCATTCAAGGTCAAGGTTTTTCCAAAACTTGAATACGCCGAGGCTGAGGTTGAAAGAATACTTGAGATGCTTCCGGTTGTGAAGAGTAAGTACAAGCTTGTTGAAGATATTTCTTATATCAGAAACGTGAGAGAATACGAGCGTGAACCTTTGAGCCGAATTCATTGGAAGCAGAGCGCCAAGATGGGTGAACTGATGGTAAAAGAATATGAGTACGCAGGAACGACGAGGAATTATATTCTACTTGACCTAAACCTTCCAGCAGGCATTTATTCAAAGACAGCTTGGGAATATATACATAGGAAATATCAAGAAGAAGCTATTAGAGCGACAGCCGGTTTGCTGAAATATTTCACCGGCAAACACGAAAAGACAAATTTGTTGATATCACATTCAAAAGGCACTTACAACCTTTCATTCACAGATTACGTGCTTTATTTTGATTACTTGGCTGAAGTGGAAGGAACACTTGAAGGCAACCAAAACACTACCGAACTTCTCGAACATGTAATTGATGTAGTTCAACCAACGGATACAGTTATATTGATAGGTATGTTCTTGACAAAGGATGAGGTTGAAAGTCTGCTAAGATTGAGAAAAAGATGCGGTAGGATTGTCGTACTGATTATGCCCTACGGTTTTAGAGAAGCAACGAGCAAAAAGTTTAAATCATATTTTGATGTTCCTCTTGAAGTAAGGGAATTGTACAACTACGCAAGGGTTTTGGAAGAGGAAAATATAATGGTGGAAGTGTGGCATGAGAACACAAGCTTTATGGAAGGCCTTTTGAAACTCACTGATGGTGCACAGGTGTAG
- a CDS encoding NUDIX domain-containing protein: MEKTITTEVVFNGMLLTVLRDEVLLENGAMSIREHVLHPGAVAVVPITSDGKIILVEQYRYPIKQKLLEIPAGKFDKPGEDALECAKRELWEETGYTARKYTYLGYIYTTPGFSNEIIHLYLAQDLVPGDSNPDEDEILEVRIEDFDAVVKKCISGEITDAKTVAGVMRAYFKLRGEK, from the coding sequence ATGGAAAAGACGATAACAACAGAGGTAGTATTCAACGGTATGCTATTAACTGTTCTAAGAGATGAGGTACTTTTGGAAAACGGTGCTATGAGTATTCGAGAGCACGTGCTACACCCCGGTGCGGTAGCAGTCGTTCCAATAACAAGCGATGGAAAGATTATCCTGGTTGAACAATATCGGTATCCAATAAAACAAAAGCTATTGGAAATTCCTGCTGGAAAATTTGATAAACCAGGTGAAGATGCTTTAGAATGTGCTAAGCGTGAACTCTGGGAAGAGACAGGTTACACAGCAAGAAAATACACATATTTGGGATACATCTACACAACACCTGGTTTTTCCAACGAGATTATCCATCTGTACCTGGCACAAGATTTAGTTCCTGGAGACTCTAATCCAGATGAAGATGAAATTCTCGAAGTTCGAATTGAGGATTTTGACGCAGTTGTGAAGAAATGTATAAGTGGAGAGATAACTGATGCCAAAACAGTTGCTGGTGTCATGAGAGCATATTTTAAGTTAAGAGGTGAAAAGTGA
- the fliS gene encoding flagellar export chaperone FliS, with protein sequence MDYIEQMVLTASPAKLIELLLQKAISVIDEAKNYIDEKDYNNANAKIVRAQDIVMELNLALDMEKGGEIAKNLRALYNYMYRTLVEANIKKDKKMLDDVKSLLEDLLSTWREAMKLAGSTASQIDVNKPRINLTY encoded by the coding sequence ATGGACTATATTGAACAAATGGTTTTAACTGCAAGCCCTGCCAAGCTTATAGAACTGCTCTTGCAAAAAGCAATAAGTGTCATAGATGAGGCAAAGAACTACATAGATGAAAAAGATTATAACAATGCGAACGCAAAAATTGTTAGGGCTCAAGATATAGTAATGGAGCTGAATTTGGCACTCGACATGGAGAAAGGTGGAGAAATAGCTAAAAATCTCAGAGCACTTTACAACTACATGTACAGAACATTAGTTGAAGCAAACATCAAAAAAGATAAAAAGATGCTTGATGATGTGAAATCGTTGCTCGAGGATTTACTCTCAACTTGGAGAGAGGCTATGAAATTGGCAGGAAGCACTGCCAGTCAAATTGATGTTAACAAACCTAGGATAAATCTAACCTACTAA
- a CDS encoding chemotaxis protein CheW: protein MELKFLTFYLGEEVFAINIMKVERVKEYEKTTKIPNIADFVEGIINLMGEIVPIINLRKKFLMDDFANKEKSKIIVVKLENGKKVGLLVDDVREVLTVTEDMIDEPPAHVAGMSGAKFISGVIKLENEMVLTLEVDNLLTTEEKIALANIG, encoded by the coding sequence ATGGAGCTCAAGTTTCTTACTTTTTACCTAGGCGAAGAGGTTTTTGCAATTAATATCATGAAGGTTGAGCGTGTTAAAGAGTACGAAAAGACAACCAAAATACCAAACATTGCAGATTTTGTGGAAGGAATTATTAACCTGATGGGAGAAATTGTTCCTATTATTAATTTGAGAAAAAAGTTCTTAATGGATGATTTCGCAAACAAAGAGAAGTCAAAGATTATTGTTGTCAAACTTGAAAATGGTAAGAAAGTTGGATTACTTGTTGACGATGTTAGAGAGGTGTTAACGGTTACCGAGGATATGATAGATGAGCCACCTGCACATGTAGCGGGTATGTCTGGTGCAAAATTCATATCGGGTGTTATAAAGCTTGAAAACGAGATGGTGTTAACCCTCGAGGTTGATAACTTATTAACAACCGAAGAAAAAATTGCTTTAGCAAATATTGGATAA
- a CDS encoding DUF5693 family protein, with translation MKLPLFAKNDTYINVILTVFALVLSVFIFLRIPNDKNNLTVSVFFDDDPSILFYTGSEKINDDVKIIIPLEGINEKPEEFYKKVESRYVGIMEFYGDTEFVRNFYKATGYKKIVKVHYVKPKELSRYDSYSLFKRLWRAVMERSVDVIVLPKSQITKEALESFGNFFQVQSGIPMPDNTNWNQKISGILLGVFVALQAPFTILGFALFKQYWLFVSVVSVFGTLAAYFSSNNRFTRVSNIFILGLLTNFSLYSYEYLNDLEVYRGVKVSLVLLPVMVGLLTFRELYQKNSVKRWHIVTTGVIGGIAIVYMLMRSGNYGYVLDFEEKIRLTLENVFIIRPRIKELLFLPMFFIAGDIDNEFISGILTFFGTFGFISIFNSFCHIKAPIYIVFYREITTVLVALVIYLIFSVMRNLWLVWTNKK, from the coding sequence TTGAAACTTCCATTATTTGCAAAAAATGATACTTACATTAACGTAATTCTCACAGTCTTCGCCCTTGTTCTATCGGTGTTTATATTCCTTAGGATACCAAATGATAAAAATAACTTAACCGTTTCTGTGTTTTTCGATGATGACCCTTCAATATTGTTTTACACCGGAAGCGAAAAAATCAATGATGACGTAAAAATTATCATACCATTGGAAGGTATTAACGAAAAACCTGAAGAATTTTACAAGAAGGTAGAATCAAGGTATGTAGGGATTATGGAGTTTTACGGGGACACAGAGTTTGTCAGAAATTTTTACAAAGCAACAGGCTACAAGAAAATTGTCAAAGTCCATTATGTAAAGCCAAAGGAACTGTCCAGATATGATTCGTATTCGCTTTTCAAACGACTCTGGCGAGCGGTGATGGAAAGAAGTGTTGATGTCATCGTTTTACCGAAATCACAAATCACAAAGGAAGCTTTAGAATCGTTTGGCAATTTTTTCCAAGTGCAGTCCGGAATTCCAATGCCTGACAACACAAACTGGAATCAAAAAATTTCAGGAATACTTCTGGGTGTATTTGTTGCTCTTCAAGCACCTTTTACTATTCTTGGATTCGCGCTTTTCAAACAATACTGGCTATTTGTTTCAGTTGTTAGCGTTTTTGGAACGTTAGCTGCTTACTTTTCATCCAATAATAGGTTTACAAGAGTATCAAATATTTTCATACTGGGATTACTCACTAACTTTTCGTTGTATTCATACGAATATTTGAATGATTTAGAAGTCTATAGGGGAGTTAAAGTCTCCCTTGTTCTATTACCAGTGATGGTTGGATTACTTACATTTAGAGAACTTTATCAAAAAAACTCAGTTAAACGTTGGCATATTGTTACCACAGGTGTCATAGGTGGAATTGCTATAGTATATATGCTTATGCGTAGTGGTAATTACGGCTATGTCCTTGATTTTGAGGAAAAGATACGTCTTACACTCGAGAACGTGTTTATAATAAGACCAAGAATAAAGGAACTCTTGTTTTTACCGATGTTTTTTATTGCCGGTGATATCGACAATGAATTTATTAGCGGCATACTGACATTCTTTGGAACATTCGGATTCATATCCATTTTTAATTCATTCTGTCACATAAAAGCCCCAATTTATATAGTATTTTATAGAGAAATTACAACAGTCCTTGTTGCATTGGTTATTTATCTTATCTTCTCTGTGATGAGAAACCTTTGGCTCGTGTGGACAAATAAGAAATGA
- a CDS encoding RluA family pseudouridine synthase, translating to MGNGTQKDSLPNVSVKNSWIVNEDNYFSRVDKFLRNVLKNVPLSAIYKLIRTGKVYLNEKRVKEPSVKIEIGDRIEIRNEDLSKYTREYKEIKPVKMNLDIIFEDENIIVVNKPAGVSVHPGKNVHKPSLIEGLKHYGTTKGFEPFLVHRLDKETSGVMIIAKSRQVARELSEMISSRDVEKNYVALVFGSPKAATINIPIDDQEAVTHIRPVRRFMTKLDGKDISLTLLDVKIETGRKHQIRKHLSMKGFPIVCDNDYGDFRLNRAFSKKYGLKRHFLHCNQMAFDFHGKHYKFEASVSQDLKTVLKLLEAEGD from the coding sequence ATGGGAAATGGAACCCAAAAAGATAGCCTACCAAATGTCTCAGTAAAGAACTCATGGATAGTAAACGAAGATAACTATTTCTCAAGAGTTGATAAATTTTTGAGAAATGTTCTGAAAAACGTGCCTTTGAGTGCAATATACAAACTCATAAGAACGGGCAAAGTTTATCTTAATGAGAAAAGGGTTAAAGAGCCTTCTGTGAAGATAGAAATCGGGGATAGGATAGAAATCAGAAACGAAGATTTGTCCAAATATACGCGTGAATATAAAGAAATAAAACCGGTGAAAATGAACTTAGATATCATATTCGAAGACGAAAACATTATAGTCGTCAACAAACCAGCCGGTGTTTCTGTACATCCGGGAAAGAATGTTCACAAACCTTCGTTGATAGAAGGTTTAAAACATTATGGTACGACGAAAGGTTTTGAACCTTTCCTTGTGCATAGATTGGATAAAGAAACTTCAGGTGTCATGATTATTGCAAAAAGCAGACAAGTAGCAAGAGAACTCAGCGAAATGATTTCGTCTCGTGATGTGGAGAAAAATTACGTGGCTTTAGTATTTGGTTCCCCAAAAGCAGCAACAATAAACATACCAATTGACGACCAGGAAGCAGTTACTCATATAAGACCAGTCCGTAGGTTTATGACAAAGCTCGATGGAAAAGATATCAGTTTAACGTTACTTGACGTGAAAATCGAAACAGGAAGGAAACATCAAATACGAAAGCATCTTTCGATGAAAGGGTTCCCAATAGTCTGTGACAACGATTATGGTGATTTTAGATTGAACAGAGCCTTTTCAAAAAAGTACGGTTTGAAAAGGCATTTTTTGCATTGCAACCAGATGGCCTTTGATTTTCATGGAAAACATTATAAATTTGAAGCATCCGTGAGCCAGGATTTAAAAACAGTTCTAAAACTTCTGGAAGCGGAAGGTGATTAG
- the mtnN gene encoding 5'-methylthioadenosine/S-adenosylhomocysteine nucleosidase: MVVVTGVLKEEIIGVFREMLPLLENGELVKRNFSRGIVGGNEVVTIYGFVGKVESAMMAQAIIDRFRPSYIIHCGSAGAIHPELKIGDLVCGSVFYEHDFQTTNTFGIESSSKLLEKIADVYDKINFGPIVSGDLIVSDRELKRKLFDKYGAFAVDMDSAAIAKVCQQNGVEFCALKVIVDTSEEHAQIEYEQNFRKFSSLPSTIVSELLDKHLL; encoded by the coding sequence ATGGTTGTTGTTACCGGTGTTTTGAAAGAAGAGATAATTGGAGTTTTTCGAGAAATGCTACCCCTACTTGAAAATGGTGAGCTTGTGAAGAGGAATTTTTCAAGGGGTATTGTCGGAGGTAACGAAGTAGTCACAATATATGGGTTCGTTGGTAAAGTTGAGAGTGCTATGATGGCTCAAGCTATAATTGATAGGTTTAGGCCCAGCTATATAATTCATTGCGGTTCCGCTGGAGCAATTCATCCAGAGCTGAAAATTGGAGATTTAGTTTGTGGTAGTGTTTTCTACGAACACGATTTTCAAACCACTAACACGTTTGGAATAGAAAGCTCTTCGAAACTTTTGGAAAAGATTGCGGATGTTTACGACAAGATAAATTTTGGTCCCATCGTAAGTGGGGACCTAATAGTTAGTGATAGGGAGCTTAAAAGAAAACTATTTGACAAGTACGGAGCATTTGCTGTTGATATGGATAGCGCCGCAATAGCAAAAGTATGTCAACAAAACGGCGTGGAATTCTGCGCACTAAAAGTCATAGTTGACACAAGTGAAGAACATGCGCAAATTGAATACGAACAAAATTTCAGGAAATTTTCAAGTTTACCATCAACAATTGTTTCCGAACTGCTTGATAAACATCTATTGTAG
- a CDS encoding chemotaxis protein CheX produces the protein MVDVRIVNSVLAAVQGTYEAVLQMQAQFGKPQAVKDITPKYNLVTIIGFLGNIEGNFVYAFNEETALKIVSKMMGMEYNTLDELSLSAIGELGNMTSGSIAMNLEKLGYKIDITPPTVVTGRDMKISAEGLIIKLPVSLFIPEDVEFHIAIRGGK, from the coding sequence ATGGTTGATGTAAGGATTGTTAACTCAGTTTTAGCAGCAGTTCAAGGAACTTATGAGGCCGTTCTGCAAATGCAAGCACAATTTGGTAAACCGCAAGCTGTAAAAGATATAACTCCAAAGTACAACTTGGTTACAATAATTGGTTTTCTTGGCAACATAGAGGGAAACTTTGTTTACGCGTTTAATGAAGAAACTGCTCTAAAAATTGTCTCAAAAATGATGGGGATGGAATACAACACCCTTGATGAGCTATCATTAAGTGCTATAGGCGAACTAGGCAACATGACTTCTGGAAGTATCGCTATGAACCTTGAAAAGCTTGGATACAAAATTGATATCACGCCTCCAACGGTGGTTACCGGTAGGGACATGAAAATTAGTGCTGAAGGTTTGATAATAAAACTTCCAGTTAGTTTATTCATTCCTGAGGATGTAGAGTTTCACATAGCTATTAGGGGCGGGAAATAA
- a CDS encoding GTPase, whose product MSNQSNEHVKAWYPGHVQKAKRQIRENLKKIDIVVIVLDARAPVATTSFEMKIFKDKQRVFLLNKTDLADSEYNKKWACEIAKLYPTLLVNKDTNRKELLTFLKSIPTKYANPRIAVVGVPNVGKSTIINKILGRHKAKTGAQPGITRGVQWVNVEGFTVLDSPGILFSEIFSKDIAAKLLLIGSLPIENVDDEIFDYAFKIYASAAGVQKDIVQFLEEYGRSRGLLKKGGQVDYEKAKTLFFKEVSEGKHGRLTYDTEFEKFWEVLKNG is encoded by the coding sequence GTGAGCAATCAGTCCAACGAGCATGTCAAAGCTTGGTATCCGGGTCACGTTCAAAAGGCTAAAAGACAAATCAGAGAAAATCTGAAAAAGATAGATATCGTTGTTATTGTGCTTGATGCACGCGCACCTGTTGCAACCACGAGTTTTGAGATGAAAATTTTCAAAGATAAACAGCGTGTCTTTTTGCTTAATAAAACGGACTTAGCGGATTCTGAATACAATAAGAAATGGGCTTGTGAGATAGCAAAGTTATATCCAACCCTTCTTGTTAACAAGGATACGAATAGAAAAGAATTGCTGACCTTTTTAAAGTCTATTCCTACAAAGTATGCGAATCCAAGGATAGCAGTTGTTGGGGTTCCGAATGTTGGAAAATCAACAATAATAAATAAGATACTTGGGAGGCACAAAGCAAAAACAGGAGCCCAGCCTGGTATTACTCGTGGTGTCCAGTGGGTCAATGTCGAAGGATTTACGGTTTTGGATTCACCTGGGATACTGTTTTCCGAGATATTTTCAAAGGATATAGCGGCAAAACTGCTGCTCATAGGTTCTTTACCTATTGAAAACGTCGATGATGAAATCTTCGATTACGCTTTTAAAATATATGCTTCTGCGGCAGGGGTCCAGAAAGATATCGTTCAGTTCCTGGAGGAATACGGACGTTCGCGCGGTCTATTGAAAAAAGGTGGGCAAGTTGATTACGAGAAAGCAAAGACCCTCTTTTTCAAAGAAGTTTCAGAGGGTAAGCATGGTAGGTTAACTTACGATACTGAGTTTGAAAAGTTTTGGGAGGTGCTAAAAAATGGTTGA